The DNA window GGGGTTCGGCGGCTGACGCTCGGGCCGGAAGACAAGCAGGTGCGCGACTGGTTCCGCAAAGCCTGCGAGGCCGCCGGCCTCGAAGTGCATGTCGATGGGCTCGGTTCGATGTTTGGCCTGCGCAAGGGCCGCGACATGTCGAAGCCACCGGTCGGCCTGGGCTCGCATCTCGATACCCAACCGACCGGCGGCAAGTTCGACGGCGTGCTCGGCACGCTGGCGGCGCTCGAAGTCGTTCGCACCCTCAACGATGCCGGGATCGAGACCGAAGCCCCGATCTGCATCGTCAACTGGACCAACGAGGAAGGTTCGCGCTTTGCGCCGGCGATGATGGCGTCGGCCGCCTATGTCGGTGATTTTACGACAGACGATATTCTGTCGCGCAGGGATGCCGAAGGCGTCACCGTGGCGGAGGCGCTCGACAGCATCGGCTATCGCGGCGACAGCCCGGTCGGTACGCAAAAATTTACCAGCTTCGTCGAACTGCATATCGAGCAAGGTCCAATCCTCGAAGCGGAGAACAAGACCATCGGCGTGGTCGATTCCGGCCAGGGCGTATTGTGGTACGATGGCCAGATCATCGGCTTTGAAAGCCATGCCGGCTCGACGCCGATGCCGCTGCGCCGCGATGCGCTGGCAACCTTGTCGGAGATCGTGCTGGCGATGGAGAGCATCGCGAAAAAGCACGGTCCAAAGGCGGTCGGGACCATCGGCGAGGCCGTCATCGCCAATCCCTCGCGCAATGTCATTCCCGGCGAGATCGCCTTCACCATCGATTGCCGCAGCGCCGATGCCGCGATCATGGACGCGCTCGACAAGGACCTGCGCGCTGCGGTTGCCGAAATCGCGGCCCAGCGCAAGGTCGAGGTCAAGCTCAATCTGGTCTGGCGCAAGCCGCCGACCCATTTCGATCCCAGACTGGTCGACGCGGTGGAGAATGCGGCTCAGGCGCTCGGCTATTCGCACCGGCGCATCACGTCAGGCGCCGGCCATGACGCCTGCAACCTCAATACGGTGATGCCTGCCGCGATGGTGTTCGTGCCCTGCAAGGACGGCATCAGCCACAATGAGCTTGAGGACGCAACGCAAGCGGATTGCACCGCGGGCGCCAACGTCCTGATGCATACCGTGCTGGCGCTTGCAGGCGTTGCGTCGTAGCCGGGCGGTCCCTTTCAAAAAGCAAACGGAGATTTCGGTGCGCGGAGTTTTTGTCGATGCCAACGGATCGCTGGCGGATATTTTCGAGCGGCAGAACGCAGAAGGCGATCCGGAGGTCGCGGTCAACCGCAACGCCGACATCACATCCGAGCAGATGCCTGCCCTGCTCGATGGCCCGGAGATCGTCATCATCGATCACACCCCGTTTCCGACCGACGTTGCACGGCGCTGCGCTGGCCTGAAGCATGTGGTCTTTCTCGGCACCGGCGCGCGGAGTTACATGAATCCCGAAGAGCTCGCCGAGCTCGGCATCACCGTTCACTTGATCAAGGGTTATGGCGACACCGCGGTTGCCGAATGCGCCATCGCGCTGATGTGGGAAGCCTCCCGCGGCATTGCCAAGATGGACCGCGAGATGCGCGCCGGCAATTGGCTACGCGAGGACGGCATGCAGCTCACCGGCAAGACGCTGGGCCTGATCGGGTTTGGCGGCATTGCGGCCGAGGTCGCGCGCATCGCGATCGGCAGCGGCATGCGCGTGATCGCGTGGAACAGGACGCCCAAAAATCATCCCGGCGCCGAGTTCACCGATCTCGATACGCTTCTGGCGCAGAGCCACGTCGTCTCGCTGCATCTTTTGTTGAACGACGAGACGCGCGGTTTTCTCACCCGCGAACGGATCGCGCGGATGAAGCCGGGTGTGTTGTTCGTCAACACCGCGCGCGGTGCGCTGGTCGACGAGGCCGCC is part of the Bradyrhizobium canariense genome and encodes:
- a CDS encoding Zn-dependent hydrolase — translated: MTPVASNLQIDSARLWDTIHETAKFGATPKGGVRRLTLGPEDKQVRDWFRKACEAAGLEVHVDGLGSMFGLRKGRDMSKPPVGLGSHLDTQPTGGKFDGVLGTLAALEVVRTLNDAGIETEAPICIVNWTNEEGSRFAPAMMASAAYVGDFTTDDILSRRDAEGVTVAEALDSIGYRGDSPVGTQKFTSFVELHIEQGPILEAENKTIGVVDSGQGVLWYDGQIIGFESHAGSTPMPLRRDALATLSEIVLAMESIAKKHGPKAVGTIGEAVIANPSRNVIPGEIAFTIDCRSADAAIMDALDKDLRAAVAEIAAQRKVEVKLNLVWRKPPTHFDPRLVDAVENAAQALGYSHRRITSGAGHDACNLNTVMPAAMVFVPCKDGISHNELEDATQADCTAGANVLMHTVLALAGVAS
- a CDS encoding NAD(P)-dependent oxidoreductase, producing MRGVFVDANGSLADIFERQNAEGDPEVAVNRNADITSEQMPALLDGPEIVIIDHTPFPTDVARRCAGLKHVVFLGTGARSYMNPEELAELGITVHLIKGYGDTAVAECAIALMWEASRGIAKMDREMRAGNWLREDGMQLTGKTLGLIGFGGIAAEVARIAIGSGMRVIAWNRTPKNHPGAEFTDLDTLLAQSHVVSLHLLLNDETRGFLTRERIARMKPGVLFVNTARGALVDEAAMIDALKSGHIRHAGLDVFNIEPLPSDHPLTKLPNVTLSAHSAFRTPEANENLISAAWAHCRRIAKG